The region AGCGTGCCGTCGGCGCGCTCGTGCACGAGCGCGAGGCGGCCGCTGCCGTCCGCCCATTTGTCGCAGGTATCGACACCGAGGTTGTAGCGCGCGGGAATCGACCAGGCGAAGCCGGTCGACAGATAATCGTAATCTTGGGCGTCGGGCAGCATGACGGCGGGTCTCCGGTGTCACTGTTTTCTATGAACATTACACCGGATCGTCATGCCATTCAGGCGATAGTGCGCGCGTATCCGAGGCCGGCCTCGATGCAAGAATTTTGAAGGATGCGTATTATCGTTGCACTCATAACCGATTCGACCATGAACTTGTTTCTGATTGCTGCGGGGCTCAGCTTGATCGGAATCGGCGCGCTGATCGCGTTCGCGCGGCGTGTCGATCCGCTCTCCGGCCGTTTGCACGGCCGTCTGCGCAAGCGCTGATCGTTCTCCCTCCCGGTTTTGTCCACGCGGGCGTTCGCCACGCGCGGTATCCCTTTGTCAGCGCGCGGGCAGATAACGCGACGGGTCGATCGAGCGGCCGCCGTAGCGCAGCTCGAAGTGCAGCGCGACCCGATCGTTGTCGGTATTGCCCATTTCCGCGATCTTCTGGCCTTGCGTGACCGTCTGGCCCTCCTTCACGAGCAGGGCGCGATTGTGCGCGTAGGCGGTCAGGAAATCGCCGTTGTGCTTGATGATCAGCAGATTGCCGTAGCCGCGCAGGCCATTGCCCGAGTAGACGACCGTACCGGCCGCCGCCGCGATGACGGGCGTGCCGGCCGCATTCGCGATGTCGATGCCCTTGGCGTTGGCGCCGTTGAACGTGCGCACCACCTCGCCGGCCGCGGGCCACACGAGCGCGATGTTGGTCGGCGGCTTGGCGGCCGGCTCGGCCGGCGCCGGGCGGCTCGCGCCCGCGCTGCTGGCGTTGCCGCCGCTGCTCTTCGCGCGCCCGGCGCTGCCGGTGCCGACCGTCGAGGCGGTGCCGGGCGGCGGATCGACGCGCAGCACCTGCCCGACCTCGATGGCGTCAGGATTGGACAACTTGTTCCAGCGCACGATGTTCGCGACCGGCTGGCGGTTGTCGCGCGCGATCTTCGACAGCGTGTCGCCGCGTTCGACGCGGTAGAAGCCGGGACCGACCGGGGCCGAGCCGCAGGCGGCGAGCAGGGCGGCCAGTGACGCCACGATGAGCCGTCTCGTTGTATTCACCAACATTGAACCTCGCAAAGCGCTGCCGCGACATGCGGCAGGGATACAAAACGTCCGATTTTAACGGGTTCGAGAGAGTGCTTACCGTTCGCTTGCGTCGCGCGGCGTTCCGGCGCGCTCGCGGCGGGGCCCCATGCGCCGTCTCGCGGGGGCCGTCGCGCCTTCAGGCCAGCGGGCTGACGCGGATCCGCAGCGCGGCGGTTTCGGTCGCGCCGGGCGCCAGCTCGCGCAGGCCGAGACCGTTGTGAATGGCGTCCGGCAGCCCGAGCCACGGTTCCACGCAATAGAAATCCGATTGCGGCGCTTCGGTCCAGGTCGTGACCGCGTACCACGGGATCGAACCCGGGCGCTGCAGGTCCAGCTCGATCGCGTGGCGGCGGCCCGGCATCGCGATCCGCACCGGCGTCGCGGGGGCGCCGTCGAGGCAGTGGAACTGGTCGAGGATGGCCTCGTCGTCGAGCGTGTAGCGCGCGGCGCCGGGTTCCGCCGCGCTGATCGAGCCGTCTTCCTGCTGGTGGCGCCGCCGGGTGGGCGGCAGATCGAGTGTCGCGGCCGCGCGTTCCGCATGCGGCAGCGCGAAGTAGAAGTGGTGGCCCGCGTAATAGGGCAGCGCCACCTCGCCCGTGTTGGTCGTGGTCAGCGCGACGTCGAGCGTGTGCGGGTCGGCGAGCCGGTACGCGGCGGCGAAACGGAAGGCGAACGGATAGCCGCCCAGGGTGGCCGCGCCGCTGTCGAGCGTCATCGTGACGCCCCGGCCGTCCGCATCGGGTTGGGCGGCGAAGGGCAGGTCGCGGGCGAAGCCGTGCGCCGGCAGGTCGCGCACGACGCCGGCGGCGTCGCGCCAGCGGCCGAGCCGGCCGTCGACGCGATGGCGGCCGAGGAACGGGAACAGCAGTGGATTGCCGCCGCGGATTTTCGCCGGATTCGACCAGTCCGCCTCGGCGGGCCAGAAGATCACGGCGTCGTCGCCGAGGTCCCAGGCGAGCAGCCGGCCGCCCGCTTGCGGCGCGATGCGCACGCGCGACGGCCCGTCCTGGAGTTCGAGGATGTCCTGTTGCTGGAAGGTCGGCATGGCGGATATAGTCTGCGAGTGGTCGACGGGCCGCCAGCATAGCGGATCGGCGCGCGCCTGTGCGGTGCGTGCGCTGACCGAGGCAGGGTAAACCCGTCCAGGGAAATCGCGAGTGTAA is a window of Burkholderia sp. FERM BP-3421 DNA encoding:
- a CDS encoding peptidoglycan DD-metalloendopeptidase family protein; this encodes MLVNTTRRLIVASLAALLAACGSAPVGPGFYRVERGDTLSKIARDNRQPVANIVRWNKLSNPDAIEVGQVLRVDPPPGTASTVGTGSAGRAKSSGGNASSAGASRPAPAEPAAKPPTNIALVWPAAGEVVRTFNGANAKGIDIANAAGTPVIAAAAGTVVYSGNGLRGYGNLLIIKHNGDFLTAYAHNRALLVKEGQTVTQGQKIAEMGNTDNDRVALHFELRYGGRSIDPSRYLPAR
- a CDS encoding LPXTG cell wall anchor domain-containing protein is translated as MRIIVALITDSTMNLFLIAAGLSLIGIGALIAFARRVDPLSGRLHGRLRKR
- a CDS encoding aldose epimerase family protein; this translates as MPTFQQQDILELQDGPSRVRIAPQAGGRLLAWDLGDDAVIFWPAEADWSNPAKIRGGNPLLFPFLGRHRVDGRLGRWRDAAGVVRDLPAHGFARDLPFAAQPDADGRGVTMTLDSGAATLGGYPFAFRFAAAYRLADPHTLDVALTTTNTGEVALPYYAGHHFYFALPHAERAAATLDLPPTRRRHQQEDGSISAAEPGAARYTLDDEAILDQFHCLDGAPATPVRIAMPGRRHAIELDLQRPGSIPWYAVTTWTEAPQSDFYCVEPWLGLPDAIHNGLGLRELAPGATETAALRIRVSPLA